The stretch of DNA GGCGATGCGCCAGACGGCCTTGTACTCCTCGATCGTCGCGTCCTGGCTGAGCTTGATCCCGTAACGGAGGTTCGCCATACGCCAGTCCTACCCCATCGACGCCTACTTCGCCGTCAGCGCTCCGAGCTTCTTGCGCGCCCGCTTCCCGGCGAGTTCCTCCTCCGCCCGCGCCAGCCAGGGCCACGCGCCCAGCGCCGCGAAGCGGTCGGCCGCGGCCTCCAGCCGCGCCGGGTCCCCGTTCTGACGCCCGAAGGCGAGCAGCGTGCGCGCTTCCTCGTAGCGGTCGTCGGTCTCGGCGTGCAGCCGCAGGGCCTTCTCGAAGTGCAGCTTCGCCTTGCCGCCCTTGGCCTGGCCGACCTGTCCGAGGCAGCGTTCGGCGACGGCGCGGACCACGATCGACATCGACGCGGTCGAGGCCTCCCTCGCCTGCTCGGCCACCTCCCGCGCCCGAGCGACCTGCCCGGCCCGCACCAGCGCCTCGACCAGATCCCCGGCCACCGGCAACACCGACGGGTCCCGCACGCCCAGCCGTTCCAGCCCCTCGGCGACCCGGCCCAGCGCGGCCGCCGCCGCGTCCCACTGGCGGTCGGCCAGCAACGCGACACCGATGGCGTGCTGCGGCCACAGCCCATAAGCCTCGGACCCCGAGGACTCGGCCTCGAGCGCCGCCGCGTCCTCGACCGGCGCGCCCATCAGGGAACTGACACGCAGCACCAGTCCGCGCGCCACCGCCCGGATCGGCCCCTGCCCCAGCCGGGACGCCAGCGCGGCCGCCTCCATCGCGTCGTCCCGGGCCGCCGGCCAGCGCCCCGAACGGAAGCCCACCTCGGCCCGCACGGCCAACAGAGCGGGCAGATGTTCGGCCGCCCCATACGCGCGCAATAAGGCGATTGAGCGGTCCAGTACCGCTGCGGCGCCTCTGACGTCACACGTCCACATGGCCCCGGCCGCGATCGCCGGCACCGTCAGCGGCCCCATGTCCAGCGGATCGGACAGCAGCGCCGAGGACACCACCGGCGCCAGCATCGCCTCGGCGTCGATCGCGCGCCCGGCCAGGATCAGGCCGATCGCGGTGGTGTGGCTGCCGGTCTCCAGCAGGGCCTTGATCCCGGTCTGCGGGGTGCGCGGCACCGAGGTGCGGGTCGCGATGCCGTCCAGGCGGTGGTGCAGCGTCGCGTCGTCGGTGAGGACGCGCGCCTCCCGGATCGCCCGTCCCACGCCGCCCAGATCGCCGAGCAGCCGCGCGGTGTCGGCGGCGCCGGCGAGCCAGCGGGCCCGGGCGCCCGGATCAGGGGACAGACTCGCCGCGCGTCCGTACGAGGACCGCGCGGCCTCCAGCGCCCCGCGCATCCGCGCGCCGTCCGCGGCCCGGCCCAGCGCCTCGGCCGCCGGGCCGTCGGTGCCGGCCGCCGCGCCGGCGAGGTGCCGGGCCAGAATCTCGCCCTTCTCGGCTTCCCGCAGTTCGGAGATGGCGTCGACGAACGCCGCGTGTGTCGCCTGACGCTCGGTCGGAGTGGCGGTGGCGTATATGGAGGTCGCGACACCGAGGTCGCGGAACCGCCAGCCGGAGGTCGTGGCCTCCACGACGCCGTCGGCGACCGCCGGGGCCAGATCGCCGACCCGCAGCCCGAGGTGCTCCAGCGCGCCGCCGACCTCGTCGATGTGACCGGTCGCGCTGGCGGCCAGGACGAGGAGCGCCTGGGTGGTCGCCTTCGGCAGGTCCCCGGACCCGGCCGGTCGCTGCACCTGCACCGCCACCGCACCGAGCGCGCCGAACGGGGCCCGGCGCACATCGTCGACCCCGATGACCCAGGCCACCGGCGCCAGGCGGGTGGCCCGGACCGCGACCGCGATCGCGGTCGCCGACGGCTTGTCCAGCAGATGCGCGTCGGCGATCACCGCGACCACCGGCTGCACCGCCGCCGCCTGCGCGAGCAGTTCCCCGGCGGCCCGCCCGACGTGGCCGGCCCCGCGTTCGAGGTCGAGTCCGGCCTCGCCGTCGAGCAGCGGCCGGATCAGATCGGCCAGCCCGGAGAACGCTGAAAGCCCGCGCTCCGAAAGCCCGTACGCCGCGGTCTGCTCGACCCGGACCGGCTCGACCCGGACCTGCCCGGCCTGCGGATCACCGCCGGCCCGCAGCAGGGTCAAGCCTTCGACGACGGGGCCCGCGATCGCCGCGAGGTCCGTCGGAGCCGCCCCGCCGAGCAGGACGACGCCGCCCAAGCCACGCCGCACATGCTCAAGGAGGGTCTGCAGGGGCTGCCGCATGCGTATCAGCCTACTGGTGGAACGCTCGCGATATGTCGGATCCCGTCAACCGTGCTCCTGTTGAGACCTGTGAGACAGGTGTGAGCGGTGGGTCGGCCGCTTCCGGCGCGTCCGATCTCCCCGCCACGGCCGCGGCTAGCGCCGGTCGAGCCGGTACACCAGCTTCAGGCCGGACCACGTGGCGTCGATCGCCGCGATCTTGACGTCGACCAGCCCGATCGGCAGCGCGAGCGCGTCCTCGCGGACCGCGCTCTCCGAGACGTCGGTCACGATGCCCGAGGCCTTCTTCGGCCAGCACATCCACAGCGCGCCGCTCTTGGTGAGCAGAGACGGAAGCGTCGCGTAGTGCTCGGTGAGCGTCGCGCGGTCCTTGGCGAACGCCACGATCACGTCGTAGGGGCCCGCGCCGCCGTCCTCGGTCGTCTCCACCGTCACGTCGTAGGGCAGCGGCTGGGGATCGAAGCCGTCGGGCGCGTCGTGGAAGAGCACGTAGTGCCCGGCCTTGATGCCGAGCTTCTTGGGCAACGGGGTGCCGGAGTAACCGGAGGACTGCGGGGAGGTCACCTCCGCAACACTAGTCGTCACAGTTCCGTAAGCACTGGAAAGCCCCGATCAGCACCGCGCGCGGTGTTTCCTTGGAACGGGACAAGACGGA from Catenulispora sp. GP43 encodes:
- a CDS encoding DUF3052 domain-containing protein — its product is MTSPQSSGYSGTPLPKKLGIKAGHYVLFHDAPDGFDPQPLPYDVTVETTEDGGAGPYDVIVAFAKDRATLTEHYATLPSLLTKSGALWMCWPKKASGIVTDVSESAVREDALALPIGLVDVKIAAIDATWSGLKLVYRLDRR